In Wenyingzhuangia fucanilytica, the following are encoded in one genomic region:
- a CDS encoding dihydrofolate reductase family protein, whose product MRKIKLFIATSLDGFIAQPNDDLSFLKLVEKEGEDYGYAAFTSTIDTIMIGRKTYDYVVKEIGASHYDNGERDVYVITRTERSDNGRIKFYTGNIKDLVTKLKGDEGKDIYCDGGAEVVNELLKDDLIDEFIISVIPILLGNGTRLFKEGRPEQLLEFVSAKTFDTGLVRLYYKRKK is encoded by the coding sequence ATGAGAAAAATAAAACTATTTATAGCAACCAGTTTAGACGGATTTATAGCTCAACCAAATGATGACCTTAGTTTTTTAAAGTTAGTTGAAAAAGAAGGAGAAGATTATGGTTATGCAGCATTTACTTCAACCATTGATACTATTATGATTGGTCGTAAAACCTATGATTATGTGGTAAAGGAGATTGGAGCTTCGCATTACGATAATGGCGAAAGAGATGTCTATGTCATTACGCGAACAGAACGTTCTGACAACGGTAGAATTAAATTTTATACAGGTAATATAAAAGACTTAGTAACCAAGCTTAAAGGCGATGAGGGAAAAGATATTTATTGTGATGGTGGTGCTGAAGTAGTTAACGAACTTTTAAAAGATGACTTGATTGATGAATTTATTATTTCTGTCATTCCAATATTATTAGGTAATGGTACAAGATTATTTAAAGAAGGCAGACCAGAACAACTATTGGAATTCGTAAGTGCCAAAACATTTGATACGGGATTGGTGCGGTTGTATTACAAGCGAAAAAAATAA
- a CDS encoding pentapeptide repeat-containing protein, whose protein sequence is MLSTKTIGNKIVEARKKMKLSQAELAQRVAISAQAVGKWERGESMPDIATFSRLALILDVDLNYFAYTTTEPTGTTKDTEVSKEEIETIKNNPAGRQNLSFNAIDLRNSDFAGVTMLKSRFKVCPLINANFQGADLSGSIFQVLDAQNANFDKANLTDCVFSISELQGASFDKSTLTGTTFTLSGKGAIFSNAKFDGATFTTVDLKGTSFQKCKFHGTTFRLCEMEEMNLANNYFTDVEFEKCSLENLSFEGATLNNVRFTSPWSITNKYYKKLTTIKFKGAIMDKVTYAMFQNMRILDLTGVIIK, encoded by the coding sequence ATGTTAAGTACAAAAACCATTGGCAATAAGATTGTCGAAGCGAGAAAGAAAATGAAGCTTTCACAAGCCGAGTTGGCACAAAGAGTAGCTATTAGTGCACAGGCAGTGGGCAAATGGGAACGTGGCGAATCCATGCCTGATATTGCGACCTTTAGTAGGTTGGCGCTTATACTGGATGTAGACCTGAACTACTTTGCATATACTACCACAGAGCCAACTGGGACTACAAAAGATACTGAAGTGAGTAAGGAGGAAATCGAAACCATTAAAAACAATCCTGCAGGAAGACAAAATCTTAGCTTTAACGCCATTGACCTTCGCAATAGTGATTTTGCCGGTGTTACTATGCTTAAATCAAGATTTAAAGTTTGCCCGCTAATCAATGCTAATTTTCAAGGTGCAGATTTATCGGGAAGCATATTTCAAGTGCTGGATGCCCAAAATGCAAATTTTGACAAAGCCAACCTTACCGATTGTGTTTTCTCGATCTCCGAATTGCAGGGTGCGAGTTTTGACAAGTCGACTTTAACAGGTACAACTTTTACGCTTTCTGGCAAAGGTGCAATATTTAGCAATGCAAAATTTGATGGTGCTACTTTCACAACAGTTGATTTAAAAGGTACTAGTTTTCAAAAATGCAAATTCCATGGGACCACATTTCGATTATGCGAAATGGAGGAAATGAACCTAGCAAATAATTATTTTACCGATGTAGAATTTGAGAAATGTAGTCTAGAGAATTTATCCTTTGAAGGAGCGACACTTAATAATGTAAGATTTACTAGCCCTTGGTCTATAACCAATAAGTACTATAAAAAACTAACCACTATAAAATTTAAAGGTGCTATCATGGATAAGGTTACTTATGCCATGTTTCAAAACATGAGAATTCTTGATTTAACAGGAGTAATTATTAAATAA
- a CDS encoding alpha/beta fold hydrolase, translated as MTKPNAFEPWSGLVPFEDTKLFVKDTGGSGIPILYLNGQFANQSYWKRVIAELGSGYRHITFDERARGKKSGKSSDYSFESCVRDVDAVRSARGVKKCIVVGWSYGAFVAAHWASRNPGSCLGAVLVDGAQPYDWLTEDIKERIRRLFKLLNPLMWLLRPTGLTPRLSATQMGEINIELGKIAREKELGPVLDRIIAPTRYVLASGVSFGSKGAEQEQIRTGVNPVVERNQNIKISAKVPSNHGAILKNDFRAVASAILEIINLIKS; from the coding sequence ATGACAAAGCCTAATGCATTTGAACCCTGGTCTGGCTTGGTTCCTTTTGAAGATACAAAATTATTCGTTAAGGACACTGGTGGTTCAGGTATTCCAATACTTTACCTGAACGGACAATTCGCTAATCAATCCTACTGGAAAAGAGTAATAGCTGAACTAGGCTCTGGTTATAGACACATAACTTTTGACGAACGGGCACGGGGCAAAAAATCAGGTAAGTCATCCGATTACTCTTTTGAATCATGTGTCCGAGATGTTGATGCTGTTAGGTCAGCAAGAGGTGTAAAGAAGTGTATAGTTGTCGGTTGGTCTTATGGGGCATTTGTTGCAGCGCACTGGGCGAGTAGAAACCCCGGCTCCTGTCTAGGTGCAGTTCTAGTCGATGGTGCACAACCATACGACTGGTTAACCGAAGATATTAAGGAAAGGATAAGAAGACTCTTCAAACTGTTGAATCCTCTAATGTGGCTACTTCGACCAACAGGTCTAACACCAAGATTGAGTGCTACACAGATGGGAGAAATTAATATTGAACTTGGAAAGATAGCTAGAGAAAAAGAATTAGGTCCGGTTTTAGACAGAATCATTGCCCCAACACGCTATGTACTTGCATCTGGAGTATCTTTCGGGAGCAAAGGTGCTGAGCAAGAACAAATCCGTACCGGAGTTAATCCAGTGGTTGAGCGTAATCAGAATATCAAAATAAGTGCAAAGGTTCCCAGCAATCACGGGGCAATTCTTAAAAATGACTTTCGTGCTGTGGCAAGCGCTATATTAGAAATTATCAATCTCATAAAGTCATAG
- a CDS encoding sigma-70 family RNA polymerase sigma factor: MNLNTNYQNTLFPYAYNILGSVDDAMDAIQDVITKYISSSKPNIENEISYLIKGVINQSINIKKRNQKTIGDKIWLPEPISKEKADTNINREEIISYSMLVLLEKLNPKERAVFILKEAFDYSHEEIATAMSFSIENSRKLLSRAKKALEKMKKDFEPSPMASPTFLKEYITSIKTGNVSALEKLLSDDIMVKTDGGNVSIVSELMVGIKEVIKLMIYVYNTYQKSFSIVESTVNHQPALMFYNDGKLVNCQVFELEKDNEKIMTIYSIVDPEKLKK, from the coding sequence ATGAACTTAAATACTAATTATCAAAATACATTATTTCCTTATGCCTACAATATTCTAGGTTCTGTTGATGATGCTATGGATGCCATTCAAGACGTGATAACTAAATATATTTCATCCTCCAAACCAAACATCGAAAATGAGATTAGCTATCTTATCAAAGGTGTAATCAATCAGTCAATCAATATCAAAAAACGAAATCAAAAAACTATTGGTGATAAAATATGGCTTCCAGAACCTATTTCAAAGGAAAAAGCGGACACAAACATAAACCGTGAGGAAATTATTTCCTATTCTATGTTGGTACTTTTAGAAAAATTGAATCCCAAAGAAAGGGCTGTTTTTATATTAAAAGAAGCTTTTGATTATTCTCACGAAGAAATTGCTACAGCTATGTCATTTTCTATCGAAAATTCGCGAAAATTATTAAGTAGAGCAAAAAAAGCACTAGAAAAAATGAAAAAGGATTTTGAACCTTCACCAATGGCTTCTCCAACTTTTTTGAAAGAATACATAACCAGTATCAAGACTGGTAATGTCAGTGCATTAGAAAAATTATTATCAGATGATATCATGGTTAAAACGGATGGCGGCAATGTTTCAATTGTAAGTGAGTTGATGGTCGGAATTAAAGAAGTTATTAAACTTATGATATACGTATATAATACGTACCAAAAATCTTTTTCTATAGTAGAGAGCACAGTAAACCATCAACCTGCATTAATGTTTTATAACGATGGCAAACTTGTTAATTGTCAGGTATTTGAATTGGAAAAAGATAATGAAAAAATAATGACGATTTATTCAATTGTTGACCCTGAAAAGTTAAAAAAATAA
- a CDS encoding NADPH-dependent FMN reductase — MKILAFSGSNSRTSINQELIKYSTQFLNVPVDIIDLRDYELPMFSIEEEQQNGHSNVLMSLYNTVIGYDAYIIAIPEHNGNYPAFFKNVLDWLTRVERSFFRGKPILLFNAAPGPNGGQSVLSIAEKSFPFFNGNIIGTFKLPEFSSFLKKGKVFIHDEMILNILKEQILKIENALNLKTAP, encoded by the coding sequence ATGAAAATTTTAGCATTCTCCGGAAGCAATAGTAGGACTTCCATCAATCAGGAACTCATTAAATATAGTACACAATTTCTTAATGTGCCTGTTGATATTATTGATTTACGTGATTACGAGCTTCCAATGTTTAGCATCGAAGAAGAACAACAAAACGGACATTCAAATGTATTGATGTCGCTTTATAATACCGTAATTGGTTATGACGCTTATATCATTGCCATACCTGAACACAATGGAAATTATCCAGCGTTTTTTAAAAATGTTTTAGATTGGCTTACAAGAGTTGAACGTTCTTTTTTTAGAGGGAAGCCTATTTTATTGTTCAATGCAGCTCCGGGTCCGAACGGTGGTCAGTCTGTATTAAGTATAGCTGAAAAATCTTTTCCTTTTTTCAACGGAAACATTATTGGAACTTTTAAACTTCCGGAATTCAGTTCATTTTTAAAGAAGGGTAAGGTTTTTATACATGATGAAATGATTCTTAATATTTTAAAAGAACAAATATTAAAGATTGAAAACGCTTTAAATTTGAAAACCGCGCCTTAA
- a CDS encoding YdeI/OmpD-associated family protein gives METKPELKTAFSNLTPWRQREYLLYFSKAKI, from the coding sequence TTGGAAACTAAACCAGAATTAAAAACCGCATTTTCCAATCTAACCCCATGGAGACAAAGAGAGTACCTACTCTACTTTTCAAAGGCAAAAATCTAA
- a CDS encoding TetR/AcrR family transcriptional regulator has translation MKNKEIQEKRMKGYFIQATKEILKGEGIQSLSVRNIANRAGYSYATLYNYFKDVNELLFYCIQDFQEECQQFVEKNTSKKTKGIEHLSATVLAYIHYFMEYPGIFDLFYIVKMDGIHTKASIITIINASLENVCKLDWVYCESKNLINKDEIESLKAQLKYTTIGLLVFYLNRTEPVTYLEFIEKSKTQINNILNLK, from the coding sequence ATGAAAAACAAAGAAATTCAAGAAAAAAGAATGAAAGGGTACTTCATTCAGGCCACAAAAGAAATATTAAAAGGAGAAGGTATTCAGTCATTAAGCGTAAGAAACATTGCAAATCGAGCGGGTTATTCCTATGCTACGTTGTATAATTACTTCAAAGATGTTAATGAGTTATTGTTTTATTGCATACAAGATTTTCAAGAAGAGTGTCAGCAATTTGTAGAGAAAAATACCAGTAAAAAAACAAAAGGAATTGAGCATTTATCTGCAACGGTACTAGCTTATATCCATTATTTTATGGAATATCCAGGAATTTTTGATTTATTCTATATTGTAAAAATGGATGGAATCCATACAAAAGCATCAATTATTACTATTATCAATGCATCATTGGAAAATGTATGCAAATTGGATTGGGTTTATTGTGAATCAAAAAATTTAATTAATAAGGATGAAATTGAGTCTTTAAAAGCACAGTTAAAATATACAACTATAGGATTACTTGTGTTTTATTTAAATAGAACAGAACCTGTAACATATTTAGAATTTATAGAAAAGTCAAAAACACAAATAAACAATATCTTAAACTTGAAATAA
- a CDS encoding GIY-YIG nuclease family protein — MMKTKKEIKDEYKLKKFPIGVFQIRNTINNKVFIDSSIDLDSIWNRHRFQLNFGIHTNKNLQKEWKQFGEENFVYEILSTLKQDTETAKRVNYDKEAKELALMIIEDIQPYGENGYM, encoded by the coding sequence ATGATGAAAACCAAAAAAGAAATAAAAGACGAATACAAATTAAAAAAGTTTCCAATTGGCGTTTTTCAAATAAGAAATACAATTAATAATAAGGTTTTTATTGATAGCAGTATTGATCTTGATTCAATATGGAATAGACATCGTTTTCAATTAAACTTTGGTATTCATACAAATAAAAATCTTCAAAAAGAATGGAAACAATTTGGAGAAGAAAATTTTGTGTATGAAATACTAAGCACATTAAAACAAGATACTGAAACAGCAAAAAGAGTTAATTATGATAAAGAAGCAAAAGAACTTGCTTTAATGATCATTGAAGATATTCAGCCTTATGGTGAAAATGGGTATATGTAA
- a CDS encoding RteC domain-containing protein: MQPPINKLLIDLQEQLNFINIEIDDPIVACEQAIEITLRSLEQLKKFVLKRKFKSTNEEINFFKEIKPQFSSKFIYYNKIYKMETKRPYGGQRVVKKFYRNELRKLKLFFDSELEFYRYFRTGSNYLDHKYFVRGKLDVKLSLNSFYFESDKNFATTHSYKVAKIIAHDLLQVYLEDKLLLLENKQPNQKSQVNPKIKQNWTGSKVALIELLYALHSEGVFNNGASDLKDIAAYFEDTFNINLGQYHRAFLEIRMRKGDRTKFMTSLKESLIKRMDNSDE; encoded by the coding sequence TTGCAACCCCCAATCAACAAACTACTAATAGACCTACAAGAACAACTCAATTTTATAAATATTGAGATTGATGACCCTATTGTGGCATGTGAGCAAGCCATTGAAATAACCTTAAGATCTTTAGAGCAATTAAAGAAGTTTGTGTTAAAAAGAAAATTCAAATCAACAAACGAAGAAATTAATTTTTTCAAAGAAATCAAGCCTCAATTTTCCTCCAAATTTATTTATTACAACAAAATATATAAAATGGAAACCAAAAGACCTTATGGAGGTCAAAGAGTGGTGAAAAAATTTTATAGAAATGAATTGCGAAAACTAAAATTGTTTTTTGATAGCGAACTAGAGTTTTATAGATACTTCCGAACAGGAAGCAATTATTTAGATCATAAATATTTTGTACGCGGTAAGTTAGATGTAAAATTAAGCTTAAACTCCTTTTATTTCGAATCTGATAAAAACTTTGCAACCACACATAGTTACAAAGTCGCTAAAATTATAGCGCATGATTTACTACAAGTATACCTAGAAGATAAATTATTGCTATTAGAAAATAAGCAACCCAATCAAAAATCACAAGTTAACCCGAAAATCAAACAAAACTGGACAGGCTCTAAAGTGGCTCTAATAGAGTTGTTATATGCATTACATTCAGAAGGTGTCTTTAACAATGGAGCTTCAGACTTAAAAGACATTGCTGCCTATTTCGAAGACACCTTCAATATCAATTTAGGTCAATATCACAGAGCTTTTTTAGAAATTCGAATGCGCAAAGGAGACAGAACAAAGTTTATGACCTCACTTAAAGAGAGTCTTATAAAAAGAATGGATAATTCGGACGAATAA
- a CDS encoding helix-turn-helix domain-containing protein gives MEVELITKEDLHQFRIDLLNSIKAIITHQAGYREKQWLKSIEVRKLLNISPGTLQNLRINGTLTYTKVGGIIFYAYDDIQKVLEENKVNNSES, from the coding sequence ATGGAAGTAGAACTAATTACAAAAGAAGACTTACACCAATTCAGAATAGACCTTCTAAACAGCATCAAAGCCATCATAACCCATCAAGCTGGGTATCGAGAAAAACAATGGCTCAAATCTATTGAAGTCCGAAAACTGCTAAACATCTCTCCAGGAACCTTACAAAACCTTCGCATCAATGGTACGCTCACTTATACCAAAGTTGGAGGTATTATCTTTTATGCCTACGATGATATTCAAAAGGTTTTAGAAGAAAATAAAGTTAATAATTCCGAAAGCTAA
- a CDS encoding transcriptional regulator has product MNYIKHLTGFFDRIIHDSNLNPTHISLYLGLFQYWNINRFKNPISITRDEVMRISKICSKATYHKCIRELNDKGYLKYEPSYNPFKGSMVYMFNFSEDLKPVQKKDRHTKKNIPIDEQALNKQKTSSEQALVSSINSINKTNTLNILNLEEQALNFENKNIEFKNQGDVKEKKLRQKKKNSVTSSTVLKPTIEEVNKYFIEQKHPELEAQKFYNYFTSNGWLVGGKTKMVDWKAAAENWMLNSANFKHNTDTTPINRAKQLNTTTDKNYSEPL; this is encoded by the coding sequence ATGAACTACATAAAACACTTAACAGGATTTTTTGACCGCATCATTCACGATTCAAATTTAAATCCAACACATATAAGTTTATACTTAGGCTTATTTCAATACTGGAATATCAACCGGTTTAAAAACCCAATAAGCATTACAAGAGATGAGGTTATGCGTATTAGTAAAATATGTTCTAAAGCAACGTATCACAAATGTATACGTGAATTAAATGACAAGGGATATCTTAAATACGAACCATCCTATAATCCATTTAAAGGTAGTATGGTCTATATGTTCAATTTTTCAGAAGACTTAAAACCAGTTCAAAAAAAAGACCGCCATACTAAAAAAAATATCCCTATTGATGAACAAGCTCTAAACAAGCAAAAAACTAGTAGTGAACAAGCACTGGTATCTTCTATAAACAGTATAAACAAAACAAACACTTTAAACATTTTAAACTTGGAAGAACAAGCACTAAATTTTGAAAATAAAAATATAGAGTTTAAAAATCAGGGCGATGTAAAAGAAAAAAAGTTGCGGCAAAAAAAGAAAAATAGTGTGACTTCAAGCACAGTCTTGAAGCCGACTATTGAAGAAGTAAATAAGTATTTTATAGAACAAAAACACCCAGAATTAGAAGCGCAGAAGTTTTACAATTATTTTACCAGCAATGGTTGGTTAGTAGGCGGAAAAACTAAAATGGTCGATTGGAAAGCCGCTGCAGAAAATTGGATGCTCAACAGTGCTAATTTTAAGCACAACACCGACACAACACCGATAAATCGAGCAAAACAACTCAACACAACTACGGATAAAAATTACTCCGAACCATTATAA
- a CDS encoding ATPase — translation MNSNLNYQEITQWLEKKGKELFGTHFKIYKEDETIIEKLIAYMLKDEKRAIELNIFLEKGILLSGPIGCGKTSLMTLIKHITEKEKYHVKSCRDVSFEFIQDGYEVIHRYSKGKLYQPKYNTICFDDLGTESNLKYFGNECNVMAEIILSRYDLFVSKKLKTHITTNLSASEIEQHYGNRVRSRMRELFNLIAYDNTSKDKRR, via the coding sequence ATGAATTCGAACCTCAACTACCAAGAAATAACCCAATGGCTCGAAAAAAAAGGCAAAGAACTATTCGGAACACATTTCAAAATTTATAAAGAAGATGAAACCATTATTGAAAAGTTAATAGCCTATATGCTAAAAGATGAAAAAAGAGCTATTGAACTCAATATTTTTTTAGAAAAAGGCATCTTACTTTCTGGCCCCATAGGCTGTGGCAAAACATCATTAATGACCTTGATAAAACATATTACCGAAAAAGAAAAGTATCATGTAAAATCCTGTAGAGATGTAAGTTTTGAATTCATACAAGACGGTTACGAAGTCATTCACAGATATAGCAAAGGCAAGCTATACCAACCAAAATACAACACCATTTGTTTTGATGATTTAGGAACGGAAAGCAACTTAAAATACTTCGGTAACGAATGCAATGTCATGGCAGAAATTATATTAAGCCGTTATGATTTATTTGTTAGTAAAAAGCTAAAAACCCACATCACCACTAACTTATCTGCATCAGAAATTGAACAACACTATGGAAACCGCGTAAGAAGCAGAATGCGAGAACTATTCAATTTAATCGCTTATGACAATACATCAAAAGACAAACGCAGGTAA
- a CDS encoding type IV toxin-antitoxin system AbiEi family antitoxin, whose product MDEIEILNKAIHNLEKDIPITWNWDTVNDNKDIGVDGKLDLTINNQKITMLVEVKKDVKNHQLFNIIDYNNRFKNFLLVAEKLYPKVKKELRENQVNYLEENGNVYINKDGFFIYIDTHKTTKTQKEKGNRAFTKTGLKVIFHFLLDPQLINQTQREIAEITNVALGNIPLIINGLLETNLILKLNKNEYIINDNEELLHKWMTDFEQTLKPTLFKQRFRFQNKNQDWRTLQFKTDKTVWGGEPAGDIITNHLRPEKFTIYTKETTKDLMLQYKLLPDDNGDIWAYDMFWAANFNKNNNNTAPKQLVYIDLMITDDKRCKETAKLIFDEHIQPNI is encoded by the coding sequence ATGGACGAAATAGAGATACTAAATAAAGCAATTCATAATTTAGAAAAGGATATTCCAATAACATGGAACTGGGATACTGTGAATGATAATAAAGACATAGGTGTTGATGGAAAATTAGACCTCACAATTAACAATCAAAAAATTACAATGCTGGTTGAAGTTAAAAAAGATGTTAAAAACCATCAATTGTTTAATATCATAGATTATAATAATAGATTCAAAAACTTCTTATTAGTAGCAGAAAAACTATATCCAAAAGTAAAGAAAGAACTTCGAGAAAACCAAGTAAATTATTTAGAAGAAAATGGAAATGTGTACATCAATAAAGACGGTTTCTTTATTTATATAGATACCCATAAAACAACAAAAACTCAAAAAGAAAAAGGAAATAGAGCATTTACCAAAACAGGGCTAAAAGTAATATTTCATTTCTTATTAGATCCTCAATTAATCAACCAAACACAACGAGAAATAGCAGAAATAACCAATGTAGCATTAGGTAATATTCCATTAATCATAAATGGTTTATTGGAAACCAACCTCATCTTAAAATTAAACAAAAATGAATATATAATTAATGATAATGAAGAGCTGCTGCATAAGTGGATGACAGATTTTGAGCAAACGTTAAAACCTACGCTTTTTAAACAACGTTTTAGATTTCAAAACAAGAACCAAGATTGGAGAACGTTACAATTCAAAACCGATAAAACAGTTTGGGGTGGCGAACCAGCTGGAGATATCATAACCAATCATCTAAGACCAGAAAAATTCACGATTTACACAAAAGAAACTACAAAAGATTTGATGTTGCAATACAAATTATTACCTGACGATAATGGAGATATTTGGGCCTATGATATGTTTTGGGCTGCAAATTTTAATAAAAATAATAACAACACAGCACCAAAACAATTGGTTTATATAGATTTAATGATTACTGATGATAAAAGATGTAAAGAAACTGCAAAGCTAATTTTTGATGAACACATCCAACCAAACATATAA